One segment of Daphnia magna isolate NIES linkage group LG2, ASM2063170v1.1, whole genome shotgun sequence DNA contains the following:
- the LOC116917318 gene encoding 60S ribosomal protein L36 has translation MRIGKRIRKSKSKWHRRNLISSFFSCFLVLFRRVSLQSTKHFENMSEKEAPKVQAPSKRRPRYDLAVGLKKGFKTTKNPQKPRPSRRKGKLTKHTKFIRDIVKEVAGHAPYEKRAMELLKISKDKRALKFLKRRLGTHLRAKRKREELGNVLTQMRKAQAAK, from the exons ATGCGCATCGGAAAACGGATCCgaaaatccaaatccaaatggCATCGCCGCAATTTGATTTCGTCGTTCTTCTCTTGTTTTCTAGTTCTTTTTCGTCGAGTCTCGCTTCAGTCGACGAAACACTTCGAAAACATGTCGGAAAAG GAAGCTCCAAAGGTTCAGGCTCCCAGCAAGAGACGTCCTCGTTATGACCTGGCCGTTGGTTTGAAAAAGGGTTTCAAGACTACCAAAAACCCCCAAAAGCCAAGGCCTTCTCGCAGGAAGGGT aAACTTACTAAACACACCAAGTTCATCCGTGACATCGTTAAGGAGGTCGCTGGTCATGCTCCCTATGAGAAGAGAGCTATGGAATTGCTCAAGATCTCTAAGGACAAGCGAGCACTGAAGTTTTTGAAGAGACGA CTGGGAACCCATTTGAGAGCCAAGAGGAAGCGTGAAGAATTGGGCAATGTTCTCACCCAGATGAGGAAAGCCCAAGCCGCCAAGTAA
- the LOC116917321 gene encoding histone H3, giving the protein MARTKQTARKSTGGKAPRKQLATKAARKSAPATGGVKKPHRYRPGTVALREIRRYQKSTELLIRKLPFQRLVREIAQDFKTDLRFQSSAVMALQEASEAYLVGLFEDTNLCAIHAKRVTIMPKDIQLARRIRGERA; this is encoded by the exons ATGGCTCGCACCAAGCAAACTGCCCGTAAATCAACTGGTGGCAAAGCCCCACGTAAGCAATTGGCTACTAAAGCTGCACGCAAATCTGCCCCAGCAACAGGTGGTGTCAAAAAACCTCATCGTTACAG GCCAGGAACGGTCGCTCTTCGTGAAATTCGACGGTATCAAAAGTCGACCGAATTACTCATTCGAAAGCTGCCGTTTCAGCGACTGGTTCGAGAAATCGCTCAAGATTTCAAGACCGATTTGCGTTTTCAGAGTTCGGCAGTTATGGCTTTGCAAGAGGCATCAGAGGCTTATCTTGTTGGCTTGTTCGAAGACACCAATTTGTGTGCCATTCACGCCAAGCGAGTAACCATTATGCCCAAAGATATTCAGTTAGCCCGTCGTATCCGTGGAGAACGAGCTTGA
- the LOC116917324 gene encoding gastrula zinc finger protein XlCGF32.1, with amino-acid sequence MGNDGKIEMFECPMFNCERFFVSLSLLKRHMLYHAGICPYMCVKCGTSFKLEYALNSHLRFQHDEQMDDKFKRIRGFVSCNICSAMVPCREKKAHIATHLPY; translated from the exons ATGGGCAACGACGGGAAAATTGAGATGTTTGAATGCCCTATGTTCAACTGCGAACGTTTTTTCGTGTCGCTGAGTCTTCTGAAAAGGCACATGCTTTACCAC GCAGGGATATGTCCTTACATGTGTGTAAAATGTGGAACCTCTTTTAAACTAGAGTATGCATTGAATTCTCATTTGAGATTTCAACATGATGAGCAAATGGATGACAAGTTCAAG AGAATCAGAGGGTTCGTTTCTTGCAATATTTGTTCGGCAATGGTCCCATGTAGAGAAAAGAAGGCACATATTGCAACTCATTTGCCATATTAA
- the LOC116936805 gene encoding histone H4 produces MTGRGKGGKGLGKGGAKRHRKVLRDNIQGITKPAIRRLARRGGVKRISGLIYEETRGVLKVFLENVIRDAVTYTEHAKRKTVTAMDVVYALKRQGRTLYGFGG; encoded by the coding sequence ATGACAGGACGTGGTAAGGGAGGTAAAGGACTCGGTAAAGGAGGCGCTAAACGCCATCGCAAAGTATTGCGCGACAATATCCAAGGTATTACTAAGCCTGCCATTCGTCGACTCGCACGTCGCGGCGGTGTAAAACGTATTTCGGGTCTCATCTACGAAGAAACCCGTGGTGTCTTGAAAGTTTTCCTTGAAAATGTCATCCGCGATGCGGTTACTTACACCGAACATGCTAAACGCAAAACCGTCACAGCAATGGATGTGGTGTACGCTCTGAAACGTCAGGGCCGTACCCTTTATGGTTTT
- the LOC116917315 gene encoding bcl-2-like protein 1, producing the protein MKKTMASTTWLTSNNTTQPTREFVFEQNSTFAINIVKEALGEKVDLSKDKIYRTLSTCVGEVLANCESPMQQLVNRLDLSRGIGHDKFATLADELFEAENGFIVLWERIVTLFAFTWVLSKQLHTDPVVSSSNISKILASYLNDKITPWILQQGGWIKICNEFGDDAAASNKWKYFFLTGLGIGLVATYKLTH; encoded by the exons ATGAAGAAAACCATGGCTTCTACCACTTGGCTAACAAGTAATAACACTACACAGCCGACCCGTGAATTCGTGTTCGAACAAAACTCAACTTTCGCCATCAACATTGTCAAAGAAGCATTAGGCGAGAAGGTAGATTTGTCAAAAGATAAAATCTACAGGACGTTATCAACATGCGTTGGAGAAGTGTTGGCAAATTGTGAATCTCCTATGCAGCAGTTAGTAAATAGACTAGACCTTTCTCGTGGTATAGGCCATGACAAGTTTGCTACATTGGCTGATGAACTGTTTGAAGCTGAAAATGGCTTTATTGTTCTATGGGAGAGGATTGTGACTTTGTTTGCCTTCACATGGGTACTTAGCAAGCAGCTACATACAGACCCTGTTGTGTCATCCAGCAATATCAGCAAGATACTTGCCAGCTACTTAAATGACAAAATTACTCCATGGATCTTGCAACAAGGAGGCTGG ATTAAAATCTGTAACGAATTTGGAGATGATGCAGCTGCCTCCAACAAGTGGAAGTACTTCTTTTTAACAGGACTTGGTATTGGTCTGGTCGCAACATATAAATTGACACATTaa
- the LOC116917308 gene encoding uncharacterized protein LOC116917308: MNFDNFFRQFFGLSFPAKRPPEEERDEDSRNLDSNQMFGGPQWNNELDQLDKMMIKLLKESFENLSMFTDVPLHQEHTEMPVYPQASLRDQMLKPGFTYQPNEGEWKSKRNRKDEVDLDETTKHDKNLAALLPKAREDGMYYSTRSSTNYFHSWNGATESKSTINDRDGCHRDLTTKELNGKTYVMERKQCPGAPPQTTETLINLTREELPEFLKNWGSNQGVGNQDVFDFWGSFK; this comes from the exons atgaATTTCGACAATTTCTTTCGCCAATTTTTCGGATTATCGTTTCCTGCGAAAAG acCGCCTGAAGAGGAGCGTGATGAAGATTCACGGAACTTAGACAGTAACCAAATGTTTGGTGGCCCTCAATGGAATAATGAACTTGATCAACTTGATAAAATGATGATCAAACTTCTTAAAGAGAGTTTTGAAAATCTTTCAATGTTCACTGATGTTCCTTTACATCAAGAACACACTGAAATGCCTGTATATCCACAAGCTTCACTTAGAGACCAAATGCTAAAGCCAGGATTTACATATCAACCAAATGAAGGGGAATGGAAATccaaaagaaatagaaaagatGAAGTTGATTTGGATGAAACTACCAAACATGACAAAAATTTAGCTGCATTGCTACCAAAAGCCAGAGAAGATGGGATGTATTATTCGACCAG GTCTTCCACAAATTATTTCCATAGTTGGAATGGTGCAACAGAATCGAAGTCGACGATAAATGACAGAGACGGCTGTCACAGAGATTTGACGACAAAAGAACTTAATGGGAAAACATATGtcatggaaagaaaacaatgccCTGGAGCTCCCCCACAGACAACAGAAACACTCATTAACTTGACTAGGGAAGAATTGCCAGAATTCCTAAAAAACTGGGGATCTAATCAGGGTGTTGGAAACCAAGATGTGTTTGACTTTTGGGGGTcctttaaataa
- the LOC116917301 gene encoding alpha/beta hydrolase domain-containing protein 17B, whose translation MNGLGVRELCCLFCCPPWPSKIAAKLAFLPPEPTYTFVEENGAKQAICLSDRAEWQYSEREKENIEVFYTRTSRQNRIACMFIRCTPNARYTILFSHGNAVDLGQMSSFYLGLGTRINCNIFSYDYTGYGMSTTGKPSEKNLYADIDAAWHALRTRYGISPENVILYGQSIGTVPTVDLASRYEVGAVILHSPLMSGMRVAFPKTQRTWCFDAFPSIDKVSKITSPVLVIHGTEDEVIDFSHGLAIHDKCPKAVEPLWVEGAGHNDVELYSQYLDRLKQFVSVELAN comes from the exons ATGAACGGACTTGGTGTCCGAGAGCTTTGCTGTCTTTTTTGTTGTCCTCCTTGGCCATCAAAAATCGCGGCAAAGCTAGCCTTCCTCCCGCCTGAGCCAACCTACACATTTGTGGAAGAGAATGGAGCAAAGCAAGCTATTTGCCTTTCTGATCGAGCAGAGTGGCAATACTCTgaaagggaaaaggaaaatattgAGGTTTTCTACACACGTACTTCCAGACAAAACCGGATAGCTTGCATGTTTATCAG GTGTACACCAAATGCTCGTTACacaattttattttcccaTGGAAACGCAGTTGATTTGGGCCAAATGAGTAGCTTTTATTTAGGATTGGGAACAAGGATCAATTGTAACATATTCAG TTATGACTATACCGGGTATGGCATGAGCACAACAGGAAAGCCTTCAGAGAAAAATCTCTATGCAGATATTGATGCTGCATGGCATGCATTGAGGACTAGATATGGGATATCACCAGAAAATGTGATTCTGTATGGTCAAAGTATTGGTACAGTTCCAACTGTTGATTTGGCGTCTCG GTATGAAGTTGGCGCTGTTATTTTACATTCTCCCTTAATGTCGGGTATGCGTGTCGCTTTTCCCAAGACGCAGCGCACCTGGTGTTTTGACGCTTTTCCAAG CATCGACAAAGTCTCGAAAATCACATCGCCAGTGCTAGTGATCCATGGAACGGAGGACGAAGTGATTGATTTTTCCCATGGCCTCGCTATCCACGATAAGTGCCCCAAAGCCGTAGAGCCCTTGTGGGTTGAG ggCGCTGGTCACAATGACGTTGAATTGTACAGCCAATATTTGGACCGTCTGAAACAGTTTGTATCTGTCGAATTGGCCAATTGA